One stretch of Echeneis naucrates chromosome 11, fEcheNa1.1, whole genome shotgun sequence DNA includes these proteins:
- the LOC115051070 gene encoding solute carrier family 22 member 13 isoform X2, translating into MNFDQILSAIGGFGRFQKILYVWICLPQILLAFHMMVSIFTGATPPHHCRGNSSSSAGNRSFYPGAHSLNLSLPDSFCFSADVLQQGNRTERVPCGHGWVYSQETFQSTTVTEWDLVCHKAGLNSLGSSVYMFGLLVGSVVCGAMADRYGRRFVLLLSIALQTVFGVAVAFAPNFPVYVILRFVVGCTISGVIINAFVLGTEWTCTKRRMLAGIITDYAFGLGYMLLAGVAYLIRDWRKLQLAISAPGFLLIFYIWVVPQSARWLLANDRREEAIALLRKAALVNGRVLPPTAQVEKCESLRGGKQSHSAVDLVRTPQMRKRALILFYIWFVNVLVYYGLSLGVSRLGTNLYLTQFVFGLVEIPARSLVLLVLPCSRRLSQSGFLAVGSLACLLMLTVPADNSNVLTGLAMMGKFGITASFAVIYVYTAEIFPTVLRIPLWQTGKQESAYPVCLRGWVAC; encoded by the exons atgaatttcgACCAGATCCTCTCTGCCATCGGAGGCTTCGGTAGATTTCAGAAGATTTTGTACGTGTGGATATGTTTACCCCAGATCCTCCTCGCCTTCCACATGATGGTGAGCATCTTTACCGGAGCCACGCCGCCGCATCACTGCCGAGGCAACTCCAGCTCCTCAGCCGGGAATCGATCCTTTTACCCCGGAGCGCACAGCCTGAACTTGAGCCTGCCGGACTCCTTCTGCTTCTCCGCGGATGTCCTGCAGCAGGGCAACCGGACTGAGCGCGTCCCGTGTGGCCACGGATGGGTGTACAGCCAGGAGACTTTCCAAAGCACCACGGTCACCGAG TGGGACCTGGTGTGCCACAAAGCTGGGCTGAACAGCCTTGGCTCCTCTGTCTACATGTTTGGCCTGTTGGTGGGGTCTGTGGTGTGTGGAGCCATGGCAGACAG GTACGGGCGGCGCTTCGTCCTGCTGCTGTCTATTGCTCTGCAGACTGTGTTTGGAGTCGCCGTGGCTTTTGCCCCAAACTTCCCTGTGTATGTGATTCTCCGCTTTGTGGTTGGCTGCACAATATCTGGAGTCATCATTAATGCTTTTGTCCTAG GGACTGAGTGGACATGCACCAAGAGGCGCATGCTGGCTGGGATCATCACAGACTATGCGTTTGGCCTTGGCTACATGCTGCTAGCAGGTGTAGCATATCTGATACGAGACTGGAGAAAGCTGCAACTGGCTATATCGGCCCCAggcttcctcctcatcttctacATATG GGTGGTGCCGCAGTCTGCCAGGTGGTTGTTGGCAAatgacaggagagaggaagcCATTGCACTTCTCCGCAAGGCAGCACTTGTTAACGGCAGAGTTTTACCTCCCACTGCACAG GTGGAGAAGTGTGAGAGTTTACGTGGGGGGAAACAAAGCCACTCGGCAGTGGATCTGGTTCGAACACCTCAGATGAGGAAGAGGGCTCTCATTTTGTTCTACATCTG GTTTGTGAATGTGCTGGTGTACTATGGCCTCTCACTAGGTGTGTCCAGGTTAGGGACAAACCTCTATCTGACCCAGTTTGTGTTTGGGTTGGTCGAGATCCCGGCCCGCTCTCTGGTCCTGCTCGTTCTGCCCTGCAGCCGCCGACTCTCCCAAAGTGGCTTCCTGGCTGTTGGAAGCCTCGCCTGTCTGCTGATGCTCACTGTCCCTGCAG ATAATTCCAATGTACTGACTGGTCTCGCCATGATGGGGAAATTTGGTATAACAGCTTCCTTTGCTGTGATTTATGTGTACACTGCTGAGATATTCCCTACTGTGCTACg AATCCCCTTGTGGCAAACAGGCAAACAGGAATCGGCGTATCCTGTATGTTTGCGAGGATGGGTGGCGTGTTAG
- the LOC115051070 gene encoding solute carrier family 22 member 6-B isoform X1 — MNFDQILSAIGGFGRFQKILYVWICLPQILLAFHMMVSIFTGATPPHHCRGNSSSSAGNRSFYPGAHSLNLSLPDSFCFSADVLQQGNRTERVPCGHGWVYSQETFQSTTVTEWDLVCHKAGLNSLGSSVYMFGLLVGSVVCGAMADRYGRRFVLLLSIALQTVFGVAVAFAPNFPVYVILRFVVGCTISGVIINAFVLGTEWTCTKRRMLAGIITDYAFGLGYMLLAGVAYLIRDWRKLQLAISAPGFLLIFYIWVVPQSARWLLANDRREEAIALLRKAALVNGRVLPPTAQVEKCESLRGGKQSHSAVDLVRTPQMRKRALILFYIWFVNVLVYYGLSLGVSRLGTNLYLTQFVFGLVEIPARSLVLLVLPCSRRLSQSGFLAVGSLACLLMLTVPADNSNVLTGLAMMGKFGITASFAVIYVYTAEIFPTVLRQTGIGVSCMFARMGGVLAPIINMLHNHSPTTPLVIFGTLPLLGAILALALPETADRPLPDTVDDVENWDMRVPPNKDNREICEDISQSATSAGEQELQRLAGQA; from the exons atgaatttcgACCAGATCCTCTCTGCCATCGGAGGCTTCGGTAGATTTCAGAAGATTTTGTACGTGTGGATATGTTTACCCCAGATCCTCCTCGCCTTCCACATGATGGTGAGCATCTTTACCGGAGCCACGCCGCCGCATCACTGCCGAGGCAACTCCAGCTCCTCAGCCGGGAATCGATCCTTTTACCCCGGAGCGCACAGCCTGAACTTGAGCCTGCCGGACTCCTTCTGCTTCTCCGCGGATGTCCTGCAGCAGGGCAACCGGACTGAGCGCGTCCCGTGTGGCCACGGATGGGTGTACAGCCAGGAGACTTTCCAAAGCACCACGGTCACCGAG TGGGACCTGGTGTGCCACAAAGCTGGGCTGAACAGCCTTGGCTCCTCTGTCTACATGTTTGGCCTGTTGGTGGGGTCTGTGGTGTGTGGAGCCATGGCAGACAG GTACGGGCGGCGCTTCGTCCTGCTGCTGTCTATTGCTCTGCAGACTGTGTTTGGAGTCGCCGTGGCTTTTGCCCCAAACTTCCCTGTGTATGTGATTCTCCGCTTTGTGGTTGGCTGCACAATATCTGGAGTCATCATTAATGCTTTTGTCCTAG GGACTGAGTGGACATGCACCAAGAGGCGCATGCTGGCTGGGATCATCACAGACTATGCGTTTGGCCTTGGCTACATGCTGCTAGCAGGTGTAGCATATCTGATACGAGACTGGAGAAAGCTGCAACTGGCTATATCGGCCCCAggcttcctcctcatcttctacATATG GGTGGTGCCGCAGTCTGCCAGGTGGTTGTTGGCAAatgacaggagagaggaagcCATTGCACTTCTCCGCAAGGCAGCACTTGTTAACGGCAGAGTTTTACCTCCCACTGCACAG GTGGAGAAGTGTGAGAGTTTACGTGGGGGGAAACAAAGCCACTCGGCAGTGGATCTGGTTCGAACACCTCAGATGAGGAAGAGGGCTCTCATTTTGTTCTACATCTG GTTTGTGAATGTGCTGGTGTACTATGGCCTCTCACTAGGTGTGTCCAGGTTAGGGACAAACCTCTATCTGACCCAGTTTGTGTTTGGGTTGGTCGAGATCCCGGCCCGCTCTCTGGTCCTGCTCGTTCTGCCCTGCAGCCGCCGACTCTCCCAAAGTGGCTTCCTGGCTGTTGGAAGCCTCGCCTGTCTGCTGATGCTCACTGTCCCTGCAG ATAATTCCAATGTACTGACTGGTCTCGCCATGATGGGGAAATTTGGTATAACAGCTTCCTTTGCTGTGATTTATGTGTACACTGCTGAGATATTCCCTACTGTGCTACg GCAAACAGGAATCGGCGTATCCTGTATGTTTGCGAGGATGGGTGGCGTGTTAGCACCAATCATCAACATGCTCCATAACCACAGCCCCACCACACCGCTGGTCATCTTTGGTACCTTGCCATTGCTGGGTGCAATCCTGGCCTTGGCACTGCCAGAAACTGCAGACAGACCTCTTCCTGACACAGTGGATGACGTAGAGAACTGGGACATGAG GGTGCCTCCGAACAAGGACAACCGTGAGATTTGTGAGGATATTAGCCAATCTGCCACCAGTGCAGGGGAGCAGGAGCTGCAGCGTCTAGCAGGCCAGGCCTAA